A stretch of the Panicum virgatum strain AP13 chromosome 9N, P.virgatum_v5, whole genome shotgun sequence genome encodes the following:
- the LOC120692310 gene encoding nuclear pore complex protein NUP93A-like has protein sequence MAGVGSSGGGGGGDTEMGGWTGLLHSSTKILEQAAPTPHFPPLQRNLDQLKALSTKLKAKTVRAEAPSQSLSATRLLAREGINAEQLARDLKSFELKTTFEDVFPSEATSVEEYLQQLHEVAIVSSIQEAQKDNLRSFNNYMMQVLEDDWQKEKRDFLQSLSLFSTLSKRNINISTSGLARPALMPPSTSSPQASSGLPSAGIMPIPNKTIIENKSSVYAGVVRDLNDARGRSLPFNPATAFRAAYESLSVDAVGTKSVTMQKMWHLIQALVGEGLTHRNVSRKMSLVIGARRHLEWGHEKYIIETINSHPALAALGGSVGNLQKIRAFMRVRLRDQGVLDFDATDLRRQPPVDTTWQQIYFCLRTGYYDEARQVALSSRAAHNFAPLLADWISTNGAVSQETALAASEECDKMLRMGDRPGRPGFDRKKLLLYAIICGCRRQIERLLKDLPTIFNTIEDFLWFKLSALREHNNASSNVLNEGLVPYTLDDLQSYLNKFEPSYYTKSGKDPLIYPYVLFLSIQLLPAILYLSKEVGEEGYHVDAVHISIALADHGVLPDGVGSGQKIGVMDACAEAASIIRQYGSMYLRNGNIDLALQYYAQAAAAMGGGEVSWIGQGNADQQRQRSLMLKQLLTEILLREGGIQLLLGPSGMGEEGGLKKYMMDWRSRQQFLLEASHRCQEAGLYDKAVEIHKRVGSFAMALQIINKCLSDAVCAMAHNRLDGESQATALIHSGNEILETARYSSEASIQDKDLISEQQTVLRQLEAILHIYRLARAEQTVDALMETIRLPFLHLDPQSPNVIVDIFRNLSPYVQACVPDLLKVALNCIDNVRDTDGTLRAVKSKIANQVANNMSRNWPQDLYQKVAQCI, from the exons atggccggcgtcggcagtagcggcggcggaggcgggggtgACACGGAGATGGGAGGGTGGACAGGGCTCCTCCACTCCTCCACCAAGATCCTCGAGCAGGCCGCGCCCACCCCGCACTTCCCTCCTCTTCAG AGGAACCTGGACCAGCTCAAGGCGCTCTCCACCAAGCTCAAGGCCAAAACCGTCCGCGCCGAGGCGCCGTCTCAGTCGCTTTCCGCCACCAG GTTGCTGGCTCGCGAGGGTATCAATGCGGAGCAGCTTGCCAGGGACCTCAAGTCATTCGAACTCAAG ACAACCTTTGAGGATGTTTTCCCATCTGAAGCAACCTCTGTTGAGGAATACCTGCAGCAG CTTCATGAAGTTGCTATAGTTTCGTCCATCCAAGAAGCTCAAAAGGACAATTTAAGGAGTTTCAACAACTACATGATGCAAGTTCTTGAG GATGACTGGCAGAAAGAGAAGAGAGACTTCTTGCAGAGTCTAAGCCTGTTTTCTACATTATCCAAGAGAAACATTAATATCTCAACCAGTGGATTGGCTCGCCCTGCTTTGATGCCACCATCAACTTCGAGTCCTCAGGCTTCATCAGGCCTGCCCTCTGCAGGGATCATGCCTATACCTAACAAAACTATTATTGAAAATAAATCTTCAGTTTATGCTGGGGTTGTGAGGGACCTCAATGATGCTAGAGGACGCAGTCTACCTTTTAAT CCTGCTACAGCTTTCAGGGCTGCTTATGAGTCATTATCTGTTGATGCTGTTGGCACAAAATCAGTGACGATGCAAAAAATGTGGCATCTAATTCAG GCATTAGTTGGGGAAGGGTTGACTCATCGAAATGTTTCAAGAAAAATGTCACTAGTGATAGGTGCAAGACGCCATCTCGAGTGGGGTCATGAAAAGTACATAATTGAGACCATCAACAGCCATCCAGCTCTC GCTGCTCTTGGTGGATCTGTTGGCAATCTTCAGAAGATTCGGGCGTTCATGCGG GTACGGCTGCGGGATCAAGGTGTGCTAGATTTTGACGCAACTGACCTACGCAGACAGCCTCCAGTGGATACAACCTGGCAACAG ATTTATTTCTGCTTGAGAACCGGATATTATGATGAAGCAAGACAAGTTGCCTTATCATCTCGTGCTGCCCACAACTTTGCCCCACTG CTTGCAGACTGGATTTCTACTAATGGTGCTGTATCGCAAGAGACTGCTCTGGCTGCTTCTGAGGAATGTGATAAAATGCTAAGAATGGGTGATCGACCAGGACGTCCTGGTTTTGATAGAAAGAAGTTGCTACTGTATGCCATAATTTGTGGTTGTCGACGGCAAATTGAAAGGCTGCTAAAAGATCTGCCAACAATTTTTAACACTATAGAGGATTTCTTGTGGTTTAAGTTGTCAGCTCTGCGGGAACACAACAATGCATCTTCTAATGTTTTGAATGAAGGCTTGGTGCCTTATACACTGGATGATCTGCAAAGTTACTTGAACAAATTTGAGCCATCATATTATACGAAGAGTGGAAAAGATCCCTTAATCTACCCCTATGTTCTGTTCTTAAGCATCCAATTACTTCCAGCAATTCTTTATCTGTCCAAAGAAGTTGGAGAGGAGGGATACCATGTTGATGCTGTGCATATTTCAATTGCTTTAGCTGATCATGGTGTTCTCCCTGATGGTGTTGGATCAGGCCAGAAGATAGGTGTTATGGATGCTTGTGCAGAGGCTGCCAGCATAATACGGCAGTATGGCTCAATGTACTTGCGTAATGGCAATATTGATTTAGCCTTACAGTATTATGCGCAAGCTGCTGCTGCGATGGGTGGAGGAGAGGTATCATGGATTGGTCAAGGGAATGCTGATCAGCAGCGACAACGAAGTTTGATGTTGAAGCAACTCCTGACGGAGATATTGCTAAGGGAAGGTGGTATACAACTTCTGCTAGGTCCAAGTGGAATGGGGGAAGAAGGGGGACTAAAAAAATATATGATGGATTGGAGAAGCAGGCAGCAATTTTTACTTGAAGCATCCCATCGATGTCAAGAGGCAGGGCTCTATGACAAA GCAGTGGAAATTCATAAAAGGGTAGGATCTTTTGCCATGGCACTTCAGATAATAAACAAGTGCCTGTCTGATGCTGTGTGTGCCATGGCACACAATAGGTTAGATGGTGAGAGTCAGGCTACAGCCCTAATCCATTCTGGCAATGAGATTTTGGAGACAGCCAGATATTCTTCTGAAGCCAG CATTCAAGACAAGGATCTCATTTCTGAGCAACAAACTGTACTGAGACAGCTTGAAGCCATTCTCCATATTTATAGGCTAGCTCGAGCTGAACAGACTGTAGATGCTTTGATGGAAACCATCAGGCTCCCCTTCCTTCATTTGGATCCTCAGTCTCCAAATGTGATTGTTGATATTTTCAGGAATTTATCACCCTATGTTCAAGCTTGCGTACCAGATCTCCTGAAGGTTGCTCTGAATTGCATTGACAATGTTAGGGACACTGATGGGACCTTGCGTGCTGTCAAGTCCAAG ATTGCAAACCAAGTAGCAAACAACATGAGCCGGAATTGGCCGCAGGATTTGTATCAGAAGGTGGCGCAGTGCATATAA